The DNA region TGCGATGAGCAGGTCCATCACCCTGGCTCGCGGCTGGCGGCCGGTCTCGACGACGCGTGCCGCCAATCGTGCGTAGCTGTCGGCGATGGCGTCGTCGATGGGCAGCGGATCAAATCGACGTTGAATGGCGCTCAACCGCGCCAACCGGAGTGCCCTCGCCTCAGCGGATTTCGCGACCAGGACACCGAACTGAAGTTCGGCGAGGCTGGCGACGCTGATAGCCAGTTCCCCGGGAATCGGAGTCACATCGTTGGCGATAAGGATGCTGG from Micromonospora sp. NBC_01739 includes:
- a CDS encoding PIN domain-containing protein, with translation MSRGILDTSILIANDVTPIPGELAISVASLAELQFGVLVAKSAEARALRLARLSAIQRRFDPLPIDDAIADSYARLAARVVETGRQPRARVMDLLIAATAHAHDAAVYTRNADDLAGLEDLITIHTI